The following coding sequences are from one Gossypium hirsutum isolate 1008001.06 chromosome A12, Gossypium_hirsutum_v2.1, whole genome shotgun sequence window:
- the LOC107932294 gene encoding L-ascorbate oxidase homolog produces MMCKGWSFWQGYVVLFALAVVVKAESPYRFFDWNVTYGDIFPLGVRQQGILINGQFPGPDIYSVTNDNLIINVQNNLDEPFLLSWNGLQQRRNSYEDGVYGTTCPIPPGKNFTYILQVKDQIGSFFYFPSLAFHKAAGGFGGIRVLSRPRIPVPFTDPAGDFTLLIGDWFKNDHRQLKAMLDGGHKLPFPDGILINGHGPNGASFTVEQGKTYRFRISNVGLQNSLNFRIQGHKMKLVEVEGTHTVQTIYESLDVHVGQSYSVLVTMDQAAQDFYIVASTRFTDNILSTTATLHYSNSNKAVSGPIPAGPTDQIDWSLNQARSIRTNLTASGPRPNPQGSYHYGLINITRTIKLVSSAAQVNGKQRYAVNSVSFVPTDTPLKLADYFKIGGVFRVGSIPDNPTRQNMYLDTSVMGADYRAFVEIVFENHENIVQTWHIDGYAFWVVGMNGGVWTPDSREEYNLRDAVSRSTTQVYPKSWTAIYMALDNVGMWNVRSEFWARQYLGQQFYLRVYTPVNSLRDEYLIPKNALLCGRAQGRSTRPL; encoded by the exons ATGATGTGTAAAGGATGGAGCTTTTGGCAAGGATATGTTGTCCTGTTTGCTCTTGCTGTTGTTGTTAAGGCTGAGAGTCCTTACAGGTTCTTCGACTGGAATGTTACTTACGGTGATATTTTCCCACTTGGGGTTCGCCAGCAG GGAATTCTCATTAATGGACAATTTCCAGGGCCTGATATCTATTCTGTTACCAATGACAATCTCATTATTAACGTCCAGAACAACCTGGATGAACCTTTTCTTCTATCATG GAATGGGTTGCAACAAAGGAGAAACTCGTACGAGGATGGAGTGTATGGAACTACATGCCCCATTCCACCAGGCAAGAATTTCACTTACATTTTACAAGTGAAAGATCAAATCGGTAGCTTTTTCTATTTCCCTTCTCTTGCTTTCCACAAAGCGGCTGGCGGCTTTGGAGGCATCAGGGTCCTCAGTAGGCCCAGAATCCCAGTCCCTTTCACTGACCCTGCTGGCGATTTCACCCTTCTTATTGGCGACTGGTTCAAAAATGACCACAGG CAATTGAAAGCTATGCTAGATGGTGGTCATAAGCTTCCCTTCCCTGATGGTATTCTAATCAATGGTCATGGGCCTAATGGTGCTTCTTTCACAGTTGAACAAG GCAAAACTTACAGGTTTAGGATATCAAATGTTGGGCTTCAAAATTCATTGAATTTCCGCATTCAGGGTCACAAAATGAAGCTGGTGGAAGTAGAGGGGACCCACACTGTTCAGACCATCTATGAATCACTTGATGTCCACGTGGGTCAGTCCTATTCTGTGCTTGTTACTATGGATCAAGCTGCCCAGGATTTCTACATCGTGGCCTCAACTCGTTTCACTGACAACATCCTTTCCACCACTGCCACCCTTCATTACAGTAACTCCAACAAGGCAGTGTCTGGCCCTATTCCTGCTGGACCAACCGACCAAATCGATTGGTCTCTTAACCAGGCTCGATCCATCAG GACCAACCTGACCGCAAGTGGACCAAGGCCGAATCCGCAGGGTTCATACCACTATGGTCTCATTAACATTACTAGAACAATCAAGCTAGTGAGCTCAGCTGCTCAAGTCAATGGGAAGCAAAGATACGCTGTTAACAGTGTGTCTTTTGTTCCAACTGATACCCCTTTGAAGCTAGCCGATTACTTCAAGATTGGAGGTGTTTTTCGAGTTGGAAGCATCCCAGATAACCCAACCCGTCAAAACATGTACCTTGACACATCGGTTATGGGTGCTGATTATCGAGCTTTTGTGGAAATTGTGTTTGAGAACCATGAAAACATTGTCCAGACATGGCATATTGATGGATATGCCTTTTGGGTTGTTGG CATGAATGGAGGAGTGTGGACTCCAGACAGTCGTGAAGAATACAATTTAAGAGATGCGGTTTCACGATCCACCACACAG GTATATCCTAAATCATGGACTGCTATTTACATGGCTCTTGATAATGTTGGAATGTGGAATGTGAGAAGTGAGTTTTGGGCAAGGCAATATCTTGGGCAGCAATTTTACTTGAGAGTTTATACACCTGTGAACTCACTCAGGGATGAATATCTCATTCCAAAGAATGCTTTGCTTTGTGGCAGAGCCCAAGGAAGAAGCACAAGGCCTCTTTGA
- the LOC107921325 gene encoding GDSL esterase/lipase At5g55050-like: MEKRFVFVVFSLVIGVVQSVNAEVPAIFVLGDSTSDVGINNYLPQSTIKANFPHHGIDFPFAIPTGRFSNGFNTADFLAKLFGFKKSPPPFFSQNVKFSIKIRKFRGINFSSAGCGLLGSTGQTTPLQKNVITMEEQLFQFSTVHNDLLTFKGPLETEKFLSKSLFFISIGSNDIMNNYYSSNPIPKEYFIPKLGLVYEKHLRVRVHSFFLFELSSPSLKRS; the protein is encoded by the exons ATGGAAAAAAGGTTTGTGTTTGTAGTATTCTCATTGGTCATAGGTGTTGTTCAATCAGTAAATGCAGAGGTGCCAGCCATCTTCGTGCTAGGAGACTCCACATCTGATGTTGGAATCAACAATTATTTGCCTCAAAGTACCATAAAAGCTAACTTCCCACACCATGGGATCGATTTCCCTTTTGCCATACCAACTGGCAGGTTCAGCAATGGCTTCAATACTGCTGATTTTCTTG CTAAACTATTTGGTTTCAAGAAAAGCCCACCaccatttttttctcaaaacgTAAAATTTTCGATTAAGATACGTAAGTTCAGAGGTATAAACTTCTCATCCGCAGGATGTGGCCTTCTTGGCTCGACCGGACAAACAACA CCTCTGCAAAAGAATGTTATCACAATGGAGGAACAGTTGTTCCAATTCTCTACAGTTCACAATGATCTCTTGACTTTCAAAGGTCCATTAGAAACCGAGAAGTTTCTCTCCAAGTCTCTGTTCTTCATCAGCATTGGTAGCAATGACATTATGAATAATTACTATTCAAGCAACCCGATACCAAAAGAATACTTCATACCCAAATTAGGACTCGTATATGAGAAACATTTGAGGGTGAGAGTTCATTCTTTCTTCTTGTTTGAATTATCATCACCATCACTTAAGAGATCCTAA
- the LOC107921332 gene encoding GDSL esterase/lipase At4g28780-like, whose translation MQNLISLGARKFGIVSVPALGCCPSQRIYQANGECLEELNNQARAFFSTMELLLGNLRLEFKDIKYSLGNMVDMTLNVIDNALAFNFKFVKTACCGSGTLNAQGSCSPISDLCSNRNEYLFWDSFHPTQTASKLAAFTLYGGEPRFVSPINFSQLPDA comes from the exons ATGCAGAACCTAATTAGTCTCGGGGCAAGGAAGTTTGGCATAGTAAGTGTTCCAGCACTTGGGTGTTGCCCATCTCAAAGGATTTATCAAGCTAACGGTGAATGTTTGGAGGAGTTGAACAACCAAGCAAGGGCTTTCTTTTCAACAATGGAGCTCCTTTTGGGCAACCTCCGTTTAGAATTCAAGGACATAAAGTATTCTCTTGGAAATATGGTTGATATGACACTGAATGTCATCGATAACGCTCTAGCATTCA ATTTTAAATTTGTGAAAACCGCATGTTGTGGAAGCGGCACATTGAATGCACAAGGCTCTTGTTCTCCCATATCTGATCTTTGCTCAAATCGCAATGAATACTTGTTCTGGGATTCGTTCCACCCGACACAAACTGCTTCAAAGTTGGCAGCTTTTACACTCTACGGTGGTGAACCAAGATTCGTATCCCCTATCAATTTTTCCCAGCTGCCAGATGCTTAA
- the LOC107921341 gene encoding receptor-like cytosolic serine/threonine-protein kinase RBK1 translates to MGGNAKINCRIMSYLSGKTVKNKTIIVGLKSDNCSREMLLQLLCLLVKPGDNVLAVHVQQMNDAFDPNTFHIHEDLCKSKQVDFLVKICTGNSYISVLSHQVREHYATILAIGCNISGPKDLAVSTCLKSLPPTCTLLVMDGAGRIVIRQQGTSQQGSAGVPFQPCLSSSQANSVVDQSTSSRQLQKSLTVPLSSASPSTCRIDSEGHYILKKKVPEHQFKKSFTMPSSSASSSSTWQTSGGGQQNLKKNVNVTRRFCRVASQEAVWSCRRFRLEELSVATDNFSPTMVIGKGGNAMVYQANLEDGHAAAVKVLKTTRWSAKDLLREVETLSSINHENIVEIIGYCDSKELHAIVYNLLNGSLKQCLKQLKWAERMTIAIGVAKALDYLHHSCDPPIIHRNVNPSNILLSDNWQPQLSGFGAAVVHNQSYQVSANTKPIDIVRTFGYLAPEYMVCGKIDEKIDVYSYGVVLLELITGKDAIQSNQRNHES, encoded by the exons ATGGGTGGAAATGCAAAGATCAATTGCAGAATTATGTCTTATCTGAGTGGCAAGACAGTGAAGAACAAAACCATAATAGTTGGTCTAAAATCTGATAACTGCAGCCGAGAAATGCTGCTCCAGTTACTCTGCCTGCTTGTCAAGCCGGGTGACAATGTTTTAGCCGTACATGTCCAACAAATGAATGATGCTTTCGATCCCAACACTTTCCACATCCATGAAGATCTCTGTAAATCCAAACAg GTTGATTTTCTTGTTAAAATCTGTACTGGAAACTCCTACATCTCGGTGTTATCTCATCAAGTTCGAGAACATTATGCTACAATCCTTGCAATTGGATGCAACATTTCAGG GCCAAAGGATTTGGCTGTAAGCACTTGTCTTAAAAGTTTGCCTCCCACATGCACCCTTTTGGTGATGGACGGTGCTGGGAGAATTGTAATCCGACAGCAGGGAACTTCCCAGCAAGGTTCTGCAGGTGTACCTTTTCAACCTTGTTTATCATCTTCCCAGGCAAACTCTGTGGTTGATCAATCGACAAGCTCCCGTCAGTTACAAAAGTCGTTGACGGTACCATTGTCTTCAGCATCACCGTCAACGTGTCGAATTGATAGCGAAGGACATTACATTCTCAAGAAGAAAGTTCCTGAACATCAGTTTAAAAAGTCATTCACTATGCCATCTTCTTCTGCATCATCGTCATCCACATGGCAAACCAGTGGTGGAGGCCAGCAGAATCTGAAGAAAAATGTGAATGTGACGAGGAGGTTTTGCAGAGTGGCATCCCAAGAAGCAGTGTGGTCCTGCAGACGGTTTAGACTGGAAGAGCTCAGTGTTGCCACGGATAATTTCAGCCCCACCATGGTGATTGGGAAGGGAGGAAATGCTATGGTGTATCAAGCTAATCTCGAGGACGGTCATGCTGCAGCTGTGAAAGTACTCAAAACCACACGTTGGTCTGCAAAGGATCTTCTTCGAGAAGTAGAGACATTATCCAGCATAAATCATGAGAACATAGTTGAGATAATTGGGTACTGTGATAGCAAAGAATTGCATGCAATTGTTTATAATCTTCTAAATGGAAGCTTGAAACAATGTTTAAAACAACTCAAGTGGGCTGAGAGGATGACTATTGCAATTGGTGTAGCCAAGGCCCTGGACTACCTTCACCATTCTTGTGACCCTCCCATCATTCATAGAAATGTGAATCCATCTAACATTCTTCTCTCTGATAATTGGCAACCGCAA CTCTCGGGTTTTGGAGCAGCTGTAGTGCATAATCAATCTTATCAAGTCTCGGCAAACACAAAGCCAATTGACATTGTTAGGACATTTGGATACTTGGCACCAGAATACATGGTGTGTGGAAAGATTGATGAAAAGATAGATGTTTATTCCTATGGGGTTGTGCTACTGGAACTTATTACAGGGAAAGACGCTATTCAAAGCAACCAGAGAAACCATGAAAGCTAG
- the LOC107932304 gene encoding coiled-coil domain-containing protein 124 yields the protein MPKKMGVNSKAEAARARKSAAESDRKEREAREKEENYWREAEGPKSRAAKKREEDAEKRAEAAARRAEARRQAEMEEKEIDKAMKKPDKKANRVAIPVPKVTEAQLQERKEGEQAEMAKKAEEAKKKQSRTAAEEEYERMVLVTNTNRDDSLIEARSVEEAIAQMAVADNLPTDRHPERRLKASFKAFEEAELPRLKEEKPGLTHTQYKDLIWKLWKKSPDNPLNQMSE from the exons ATGCCGAAGAAGATGGGTGTAAACAGCAAAGCCGAGGCGGCGCGTGCGCGCAAGAGCGCCGCCGAATCCGATCGGAAAGAGCGTGAAGCACGGGAGAAAGAAGAGAATTACTGGCGCGAAGCCGAGGGTCCCAAATCCAGGGCGGCCAAGAAACGCGAGGAAGACGCAGAGAAACGAGCTGAAGCCGCTGCTCGCCGTGCGGAGGCGCGTCGTCAAGCGGAGATGGAGGAGAAAGAGATAGATAAAGCGATGAAGAAACCAGATAAGAAGGCGAACCGTGTGGCAATTCCCGTCCCTAAGGTGACGGAAGCGCAACTACAGGAAAGGAAGGAGGGGGAGCAAGCGGAGATGGCGAAGAAAGCGGAGGAGGCCAAGAAGAAGCAGAGTCGGACGGCGGCGGAAGAAGAGTATGAGAGGATGGTATTAGTGACGAATACGAATAGGGATGATTCGCTGATTGAAGCAAGGAGTGTGGAGGAGGCGATTGCGCAGATGGCAGTGGCCGATAACCTCCCCACCGATCGCCATCCTGAAAGGCGGCTTAAGGCTTCCTTTAAG GCATTTGAAGAAGCTGAACTTCCCAGGCTCAAGGAAGAGAAGCCGGGTCTTACTCACACCCAATACAAGGATCTGATATGGAAACTATGGAAGAAATCTCCAGACAATCCTCTAAACCAG ATGTCCGAGTGA